One genomic segment of Helianthus annuus cultivar XRQ/B chromosome 14, HanXRQr2.0-SUNRISE, whole genome shotgun sequence includes these proteins:
- the LOC110904908 gene encoding uncharacterized protein LOC110904908 gives MGFLKDERSNRALRGFKTLFFLVTMIISFLFFSAPILFAVADALLPSALLSASLTPSDSPLSFLQTLNSHLSNYDFRYSLIDIPIISIIRSAIILCVYGLCDGPGLSRGPYLGITTVCSVVSLLFVSVKASYVFGGGSDGFTAAEVALFVCSLVLAVGHILVAYRTSCRERRKLLVYKIDIEAVSTFKNGFPRYSKILQDERIKVKLQN, from the exons ATGGGGTTTTTGAAAGATGAAAGAAGCAACAGAGCTTTAAGAGGATTCAAAACCTTATTCTTTTTGGTCACCATGATTATATCCTTTCTGTTCTTCTCTGCTCCGATACTCTTCGCCGTCGCCGATGCTCTGCTTCCCTCAGCTCTCTTATCCGCCTCCCTAACGCCGTCAGACTCGCCGTTATCCTTCCTCCAAACCCTAAATTCCCATTTAAGTAACTACGATTTTCGCTACTCCTTAATCGATATCCCCATAATTTCCATAATCCGATCAGCCATAATCCTCT GTGTGTACGGGCTGTGTGATGGTCCGGGGTTATCAAGGGGGCCGTATTTGGGAATTACGACGGTTTGTTCGGTGGTTTCGTTGTTGTTTGTGTCGGTTAAGGCGTCGTATGTGTTCGGCGGTGGTAGCGATGGGTTTACGGCGGCGGAGGTGGCGTTGTTTGTGTGTTCGCTGGTGTTGGCTGTCGGACATATCTTGGTGGCGTACCGGACTAGCTGTCGAGAACGACGGAAGCTTCTTGTTTACAAAATCGACATTGAAGCT GTGTCCACATTCAAGAATGGGTTTCCAAGGTACTCAAAGATTCTTCAAGATGAAAGAATCAAAGTGAAACTGCAAAACTAA
- the LOC110906262 gene encoding phosphopantetheine adenylyltransferase-like: MTIVEDPIPELSSDLSTISPPNSYGSVVLGGTFDRLHDGHRLFLKAAAELARDRIVVGVCDGPMISKKQVVMLDPWSVLWVVFI; the protein is encoded by the exons ATGACAATTGTGGAGGACCCGATTCCAGAGCTTTCGTCTGATTTGTCAACTATTTCTCCGCCGAATTCATATGGATCTGTTGTTCTAGGTGGCACGTTTGATCGCTTACATGATGGTCATCGACTTTTCCTCAAG GCAGCTGCAGAGTTGGCTAGGGATCGAATTGTTGTTGGTGTTTGTGATGGACCTATGATTTCCAAGAAACAG GTGGTTATGTTGGATCCTTGGAGTGTATTGTGGGTGGTGTTCATATAA